One Vibrio quintilis DNA segment encodes these proteins:
- a CDS encoding GlxA family transcriptional regulator, translating into MLFEAAGIADILQHANSLSPAQTPCYQVTIATSQSYHVVHGQSGLKLLADASLNELDPGRPYDTVIITGKGNHEAERTEIADWLRLAAPHVRRVASVCGGALILAQAGLLNERQATTHWRLLDRMQNEYPLVRVERGPIYVQDGPVWTSAGVSSGFDLTLAMVEADYGFTLARDIAQELVMYLRRPGGQAQFSRYLPEQAKNPGPIRDLQQWVMANLSKDLSVENLAGRVAMSPRNFTRVFTRETGTTPAKYVEMVRLNAAREQLEQTRISIERIATETGLGSGINLRRVFERHLQLTPSEYRERFHSLNTASADFGIN; encoded by the coding sequence ATGTTGTTTGAAGCGGCCGGAATTGCGGATATTTTGCAACATGCCAATTCACTTTCACCGGCGCAGACGCCCTGTTATCAGGTGACGATTGCGACCAGTCAGTCTTATCATGTGGTGCATGGGCAATCCGGACTGAAGCTGCTCGCTGATGCCAGCCTCAATGAACTGGATCCCGGCCGGCCATACGATACGGTCATCATTACCGGGAAGGGCAACCATGAAGCGGAGCGGACTGAAATTGCAGACTGGCTGCGACTGGCAGCGCCCCATGTTCGACGTGTCGCTTCTGTGTGTGGTGGCGCGTTGATTCTGGCGCAGGCCGGGCTGTTGAATGAACGGCAGGCGACAACACACTGGCGGCTGCTGGACCGGATGCAGAACGAATATCCGCTGGTCCGGGTCGAACGTGGGCCGATTTATGTTCAGGACGGCCCGGTCTGGACCTCGGCCGGGGTGAGTTCTGGTTTTGACCTGACACTGGCGATGGTTGAGGCCGATTACGGTTTTACCCTGGCCCGCGATATTGCGCAGGAGCTGGTGATGTATCTGCGTCGTCCCGGCGGCCAGGCTCAGTTCAGCCGTTATCTGCCGGAGCAGGCGAAGAATCCCGGTCCGATCCGCGACCTTCAGCAATGGGTGATGGCTAACCTCAGTAAGGATCTGTCGGTAGAGAATCTGGCCGGGCGGGTGGCGATGAGTCCGCGTAATTTCACCCGTGTTTTTACCCGTGAAACCGGAACCACTCCGGCGAAATATGTGGAAATGGTTCGTTTGAATGCTGCCAGAGAACAACTGGAGCAAACCCGTATCAGCATTGAACGGATTGCGACGGAAACCGGCTTAGGGAGCGGGATTAATCTGCGCCGGGTTTTCGAGCGTCATTTGCAGCTGACACCCTCCGAATACCGTGAACGGTTTCACAGCCTGAATACAGCCTCTGCTGATTTTGGCATTAATTGA
- the gap gene encoding type I glyceraldehyde-3-phosphate dehydrogenase, which translates to MMIKVGINGFGRIGRFVFRAALARDDIEVVAINDLIDVDYMAYMLKYDSTHGRFEGSVVVEGGQLVVNEQTIRVTAEKNPADLKWDDVGVEVVAEATGRFLTGDSARPHLKAGAKKVVLTGPSKDDTPMFVMGVNHQDYAGQEIVSNASCTTNCLAPVAKVLHDHWGIESGLMTTIHATTATQNPVDGPAGKEWRIGRGAAQNVIPYSTGAAKAVGKVLPELNGKLTGTSFRVPVADVSVVDLTVNLKQAASYAEICTAMKAAAEGELAGILGYTEDAVVSQDFIGETRTSIFDAKAGMALTDKFVKLVAWYDNEIGYSNKVLDLIAHISR; encoded by the coding sequence ATGATGATCAAAGTTGGAATTAATGGTTTTGGCCGCATCGGGCGTTTTGTTTTTCGTGCGGCACTGGCGCGTGATGATATCGAAGTGGTTGCGATTAACGATCTCATCGATGTCGATTATATGGCGTATATGCTGAAGTATGATTCGACCCATGGCCGGTTTGAGGGCAGCGTGGTGGTGGAAGGTGGCCAGCTGGTTGTGAATGAACAGACAATCCGGGTCACAGCAGAAAAGAACCCGGCGGACCTGAAATGGGATGACGTGGGTGTGGAAGTGGTGGCCGAAGCGACGGGCCGTTTTCTGACCGGTGACAGTGCCCGGCCTCATCTGAAGGCTGGCGCAAAAAAAGTCGTCCTGACCGGGCCGTCCAAAGATGATACGCCAATGTTTGTGATGGGTGTGAATCATCAGGATTATGCCGGGCAGGAGATTGTTTCCAATGCATCCTGTACCACCAATTGCCTTGCGCCGGTCGCGAAAGTATTGCATGACCACTGGGGGATAGAATCCGGTCTGATGACGACCATTCATGCCACCACCGCAACACAAAACCCGGTGGACGGGCCTGCCGGAAAAGAGTGGCGGATTGGCCGCGGCGCGGCTCAGAATGTGATTCCTTACTCTACCGGTGCAGCGAAAGCCGTGGGAAAGGTATTACCGGAACTGAACGGCAAACTCACCGGAACCTCTTTCCGGGTGCCGGTTGCGGATGTGTCGGTGGTCGACTTAACGGTCAACCTGAAACAGGCTGCCAGCTATGCGGAGATCTGCACTGCGATGAAAGCTGCTGCTGAAGGTGAACTGGCCGGAATTCTTGGCTATACCGAAGATGCGGTGGTATCACAGGATTTTATTGGTGAGACCCGCACGTCCATCTTTGATGCCAAAGCCGGTATGGCGCTGACGGACAAATTCGTCAAGCTGGTGGCATGGTATGACAATGAGATCGGCTACTCAAATAAAGTACTGGATTTGATAGCGCATATCTCGCGTTGA
- a CDS encoding DMT family transporter has translation MFNNSRLKFSNSAELLLVLATMLAGCGWIFSKQSIQGIPPFAFISIRFVMASLILMPLCLSAFTKLTLRDVTKAAFAGLLQGVVLLLWIFSVSMTDALGEGAFIMSLSMLFAPLMAWPLMKQKPGKSFWQALPVAILGLYMLSGGGEWHTSASQITFLIAALTLALQFNLNGLYVKSIPVLPLTCIQFLFTGLLGVVVSLLMESWPESVDTSVWYWVCASILPATCLRFLAQIAGQKHTSATNAAIIMILEPLWTVLLSISVYGEQMSFHKVTGCLLILTSLVVYKLRDRKHQRSGRLAG, from the coding sequence ATGTTCAATAACAGCCGCCTGAAGTTCAGCAACAGCGCTGAGTTATTACTGGTACTGGCAACCATGCTGGCCGGGTGTGGCTGGATATTTTCAAAACAGAGTATTCAGGGCATACCGCCTTTTGCGTTTATCAGCATCCGTTTTGTGATGGCATCGCTGATATTAATGCCTTTGTGCCTGTCTGCATTCACGAAATTAACCCTGCGGGATGTCACCAAAGCTGCTTTCGCCGGATTATTGCAGGGCGTGGTTTTATTGCTGTGGATCTTTTCTGTTTCCATGACGGATGCCCTGGGTGAAGGTGCATTTATTATGAGCCTTTCCATGCTGTTTGCGCCGCTGATGGCCTGGCCACTGATGAAACAAAAACCGGGGAAGAGTTTCTGGCAGGCGCTGCCGGTGGCGATTCTGGGGCTGTATATGTTATCCGGGGGCGGGGAATGGCATACCTCTGCCAGTCAGATCACCTTTCTGATTGCGGCCCTGACGCTGGCTTTGCAGTTTAATCTCAATGGCCTGTACGTTAAATCGATTCCGGTTTTACCACTGACATGTATCCAGTTTTTATTTACCGGGCTGTTGGGTGTGGTCGTTTCTTTGCTGATGGAAAGCTGGCCGGAGAGCGTGGATACTTCCGTTTGGTACTGGGTTTGCGCCAGTATTCTTCCTGCGACCTGCCTGCGTTTTCTGGCTCAAATTGCCGGACAGAAACATACTTCTGCTACGAATGCCGCGATTATCATGATTCTGGAACCACTGTGGACAGTATTACTGAGTATCTCGGTCTACGGTGAGCAGATGAGTTTTCACAAAGTGACCGGCTGCCTGCTGATTCTTACTTCTCTGGTGGTGTATAAACTCCGTGACCGGAAACACCAGCGTTCCGGCCGGCTGGCCGGATAA